In Malus sylvestris chromosome 15, drMalSylv7.2, whole genome shotgun sequence, a single genomic region encodes these proteins:
- the LOC126604649 gene encoding uncharacterized protein LOC126604649 isoform X3: protein MGSQETVKQLEDCSVANAMGTWVFSVAGALLAIPVGIKRKSLAPLVFFGTTGTMLDIIMGITQCEREHAECQAKLLEAQKSATDASFAETGAES, encoded by the exons ATGGGAAGCCAAGAGACTGTAAAGCAGCTTGAGGACTGCTCAGTTGCCAA CGCAATGGGCACTTGGGTTTTCTCTGTAGCAGGGGCTTTGTTAGCGATTCCAGTGGGGATAAAAAGGAAATCTTTAGCGCCGCTTGTGTTCTTCGGCACAACAGGTACCATGCTTGATATTATAATGGGAATCACTCAGTGTGAAAGAGAACATGCAGAATGCCAAGCGAAGCTATTAGAAGCCCAGAAATCTGCAACTGATGCTTCATTTGCTGAGACTGGGGCGGAATCATAG
- the LOC126604647 gene encoding uncharacterized protein LOC126604647, producing MGEEEELKISMDMLFTFATLTNSCKAFFYAPVAEIFLPFNSISHDQCESFNKEDMFISRKLYKAGDGGVARDLICTGCQLCGSPLELESYMCGTKRIMHRSWSETRPQSSCSGTSGLKECSYYKGKKQAGKVDSKDVPTHTSLNAKAAWQPKAAEGGVVVSYSADRDKKSLESKGKHC from the exons ATGGGTGAAGAAGAGGAACTCAAGATCTCCATGGACATGCTTTTCACTTTTGCAACACTAACCAATTCTTGCAAGGCCTTTTTTTACGCGCCTGTTGCTGAAATTTTTCTGCCCTTCAACTCAATATCTCATGATCAATGTGAGTCGTTTAACAAGGAAGACATGTTTATTAGTAGGAAACTGTATAAAGCCGGTGATGGCGGTGTGGCGAGAGATCTCATTTGCACAGGCTGCCAGCTTTGTGGTTCCCCATTGGAGCTCGAAAG TTATATGTGTGGGACAAAGCGGATTATGCACCGTTCCTGGTCAGAAACAAGGCCGCAGAGCTCTTGTTCGGGAACATCAGGGCTGAAAGAGTGTTCGTACTATAAGGGGAAAAAGCAAGCCGGAAAAGTTGATTCGAAAGATGTTCCGACACATACTAGTCTAAATGCCAAAGCGGCCTGGCAACCTAAAGCGGCTGAGGGAGGTGTTGTGGTTTCTTATTCAGCAGACAGAGACAAGAAGAGCTTGGAATCAAAGGGGAAACACTGCTGA
- the LOC126604649 gene encoding uncharacterized protein LOC126604649 isoform X2, producing the protein MGSQETVKQLEDCSVANCMMLCMAICSAMGTWVFSVAGALLAIPVGIKRKSLAPLVFFGTTGTMLDIIMGITQCEREHAECQAKLLEAQKSATDASFAETGAES; encoded by the exons ATGGGAAGCCAAGAGACTGTAAAGCAGCTTGAGGACTGCTCAGTTGCCAA TTGTATGATGCTGTGCATGGCTATCTGCAGCGCAATGGGCACTTGGGTTTTCTCTGTAGCAGGGGCTTTGTTAGCGATTCCAGTGGGGATAAAAAGGAAATCTTTAGCGCCGCTTGTGTTCTTCGGCACAACAGGTACCATGCTTGATATTATAATGGGAATCACTCAGTGTGAAAGAGAACATGCAGAATGCCAAGCGAAGCTATTAGAAGCCCAGAAATCTGCAACTGATGCTTCATTTGCTGAGACTGGGGCGGAATCATAG
- the LOC126604649 gene encoding uncharacterized protein LOC126604649 isoform X1 gives MTRIRLRGHKIKVLIFEEDCDEIFNFSAVCLISAMGTWVFSVAGALLAIPVGIKRKSLAPLVFFGTTGTMLDIIMGITQCEREHAECQAKLLEAQKSATDASFAETGAES, from the exons ATGACCCGAATCAGGCTCAGGGGGCACAAAATCAAAGTTTTGATCTTTGAGGAGGATTGTGATGAAATCTTCAACTTCTCGGCCGTGTGTCTGATCAG CGCAATGGGCACTTGGGTTTTCTCTGTAGCAGGGGCTTTGTTAGCGATTCCAGTGGGGATAAAAAGGAAATCTTTAGCGCCGCTTGTGTTCTTCGGCACAACAGGTACCATGCTTGATATTATAATGGGAATCACTCAGTGTGAAAGAGAACATGCAGAATGCCAAGCGAAGCTATTAGAAGCCCAGAAATCTGCAACTGATGCTTCATTTGCTGAGACTGGGGCGGAATCATAG